One region of Culex pipiens pallens isolate TS chromosome 2, TS_CPP_V2, whole genome shotgun sequence genomic DNA includes:
- the LOC120429847 gene encoding trypsin-7-like — MNGLILTLVVALAGVHVARGQEVEPPAPNSPFQASLRSMPARNHFCSAVIISNQWLLTAAHCVQGRTAASLKVVVGSYTLDPQGTEYEVAEFVKYPLFNPIYYEHDIALLRTATPIAMNADVRVIPLPTGDAPAGELVILSGWRSDILDEVPNDMMMARMVTIDNAECEQMHEAGDSHVNIYPTNVYARPRMAGCYCIIDSGAPLASENDVLIGVFSISAGCGRMLPAVYSRVHAYRGWITSVSGV; from the exons ATGAACGGACTAATCCTCACTTTGGTGGTTGCCCTCGCCGGAGTTCATGTGGCACGAGGTCAAGAGGTGGAACCTCCAGCGCCGAACTCGCCGTTCCAGGCCTCGTTGCGTTCCATGCCGGCCCGGAACCACTTCTGCAGCGCCGTCATCATCTCGAACCAGTGGCTGCTGACGGCTGCCCACTGCGTCCAGGGTCGTACGGCGGCCAGCTTGAAGGTCGTGGTCGGAAGTTACACCTTGGATCCGCAGGGAACCGAGTACGAAGTGGCGGAATTTGTAAAGTACCCGTTGTTCAATCCCATTTACTACGAGCATGATATCGCATTGCTGCGGACCGCCACCCCGATTGCGATGAACGCCGATGTCCGGGTTATTCCGCTGCCAACTGGTGACGCTCCGGCTGGAGAGTTGGTGATTTTGTCCGGATGGCGCTCGGAT ATCCTCGATGAAGTCCCCAACGACATGATGATGGCCCGGATGGTGACCATCGACAACGCTGAGTGTGAGCAGATGCACGAGGCCGGAGATTCGCACGTGAATATCTACCCGACGAACGTTTATGCCAGACCCCGGATGGCAGGTTGCTACTGTATCATCGATTCCGGAGCTCCGCTCGCTTCCGAGAACGACGTTCTGATCGGTGTGTTTTCCATCTCGGCCGGATGTGGCCGAATGCTGCCGGCTGTGTACTCCCGTGTGCACGCTTATCGCGGATGGATCACCTCTGTGTCGGGAGTCTAA